The Caloramator mitchellensis genome has a segment encoding these proteins:
- a CDS encoding phage holin, which yields MNWKARLRNKAFWLSFSALVVLIAKTFKLFEVPEDWETTVNTALSLLVAMGVLMDPTTPGITDKEE from the coding sequence ATGAATTGGAAGGCAAGATTAAGGAATAAGGCATTTTGGCTTAGCTTTTCAGCTTTAGTTGTATTGATAGCGAAAACATTCAAGCTTTTTGAAGTCCCAGAAGATTGGGAAACAACAGTAAATACTGCTTTAAGTTTGTTGGTTGCAATGGGTGTGCTTATGGACCCAACAACACCCGGGATAACTGATAAAGAAGAATAA